The Salipiger sp. CCB-MM3 sequence GTCCTCTGTGCTGCGGTCCTTGGTCTTTTCGTTCAATCCCGGCCCGTCGTGCCGACACTGGGATCAAGGCGTTCGGCGCAAAGCGTCGCGCTCCGGGCCGCGCGTCTGCACCATGCGTCCTGCCATCAAACCGTCGAAGGCGGGCCCGAGAAAGGCCGCTCCCGCAGCGCTCAGATGATCATCATCATAATAAAGCGGCGTCCCGTCACGCATGGCATGGCACATGTGCTCGTCGCAAAAGACCTCACTGGGCAAGATTTTTAGCGCGTCGTGCCGCGCGACGATCCTGTCGAGCTCGGCACGCACGGCGGCGTTGCGCCCCTCGAACACGTCTCGTGGCAGACCAAATGGCTCGGTACTGCGCCCCTGCAGCGAGTATTTGGCTAATGTCTCCGGCACCTTGTAGCCAATCTCGGGGATGGGATAGACGATGACGACAGTGCGCCCCGCCGCGCGCAATTGCCCCACCGTTTCGTCCAGCTTGGCCATGAGCCGCTCGAGGCGTTCGGCCTCTGGCCATGGTCCGCTTGTCACATCGGCATAGCGCGTTGGGCTCCAGTCGCGCTCGGACAGCCCGAAGTCGGCCATATATCCTTTCGACGCCAGCGCGTATCGCGCCACAAGAATGACGGTTTCGATCGTCTCGCTTCGCAGCAAGTAGTCGAGCGCGCCGTTTCCGTACTCTGCGCAGCGTCCGGTCTGGCCGTCCAACCGCTCCGTTTCGGGAACCGGGAGGCATCCTGCCCGCGCCAGATAGGCCAAACTGCGCCCGCTGCGACGCGCGGCGGCTTCAACCTCGGGGAGCAGCGCGCCCGCGTGGCTGTCGCCCCAGAGCGCAACGGTAGGCGCAACCTCCGCCTCGGCGCCGAAAAGACAGGGATCGCCCGGTGCACGCCACGCGTCGTCGCGCCCGGTGCATTCGCGCAGTCGCGGATGCTGACCATCCGAGAAGGCGGCGAGCCGCGCGGCCTCGGTGGGCAAACGGAAGGGCAAACCGCCCCCCGCCGTCACCCCCACCGCCGTGAGCGAAACCACCATGATGCCCGCCAGAGCGACCAGAAGGGTCCGCACCGGCCCAGCGGGGCGTGACGCAGAGACCGTGGGGCTGCTGCTCCGCCGCCGAAAGGGCACTTCGACCCATGCCCAGCTTGCCCAAGCCAGCGCAAAGGAGAGCGAGACAACCAGTACGCAGCCCAGCACATCGGGCCTGTCGAAGACGATCTGCTGATAGAAGACGATGACAGGCCAGTGCCAAAGATACAGCGAATACGAGATCAGCCCCGTCCAAACGAATGGCCGGACGCTCAGCAGCCGGTCGCATATCGTGTTCATCTTGCCGCCCGCCGCGATGATCATCGCGGCACCGGCCACAGGCATCAGCGCCGCCCACCCCGGAAAGACGGTCGCCTCATCAAAGCCCAGCACAGCGGCCCCGATCAGGACGAGCCCTGCAAGCCCCATGACCTCGCGCGGGACACGCCCCATGCTGCGCAGCGGCAGCAGGGCGACCAGCGCGCCAAGCCCCAACTCCCAAGCGCGCCAAGGCAGCAGGTAATAGCCCATGGCAGGGCGCGCTTCGGTCGTCAGGCCACTCAGGCACAGGGACAAAAGCGTAAGCACCGCGATTGGCAACGCTGGCTTCCAGCGCAGGGCCGCGATCGCCAGCATCAACGGCGGAAAGAAGATATAAAACTGCTCTTCGATCGCCAGCGACCACGTGTGGAGAAGGGGCTGATCGTAGATGCCCGGACTGAAATACCCCGTCTCAGACCAGAACAGCATGTTCGAAACGAACAGCGCCGCGGCAAGCCCCGCCCGCCCGGCTGCGGCGTAATCAGCTGGCATCAATAGGAAATAACCGGCCAGCAAGGACACCGCGATCACCAGCAAGAGCGCCGGAAGAATGCGCCGCGCGCGACGCTCGTAGAAGCGTAGGATAGAAAACTCGCCCGCTTCGATCTCGCGATGAATGATCGTGGTGATCAAGAAGCCCGAGATGACGAAGAAGACGTCAACGCCGACGAAGCCGCCCGAAAACACTTGGACATCCGCGTGGAACAGGACCACCGGAAGCACGGCCACGGCGCGCAGCCCGTCGATATCCCGACGATAACCGATCATCCTTCACACATCCGTGTTCCGCCTCTGGGAAGCGGGGATCGCCTACACGGCCTTTTGCGCGCCGATCCATCAGACGGTCCGCCGGGGTGAGAAACGTCATGAAACGCACTGCTAATATGGAATAAATCCCATAACCCGGCGCCGCACCCGATGCTGTTGCAGTCGTCAAAATCCTCGTGTTGGGGTGACACGGCGGCTTCCCAATCATGGCTGAAATAATGAGCACGAAAGACGTTAAGATAATCTCGATTCCTATCCTGGAACGGTAGACGCCTATAGTTTCGCAATTCAAGACTTGCGTGGCCTGCCGGGTCGGCACATCCTGCAATTCACTTGCTTAAAATTAATTTGATCCATTTTCAGCCTGCGGAATTCATCCTATGCGATTGATCTCAAACACATCCTTGGCGTCCTTCCGTTTTGACAATTGCCGAACTTCGGATGTGCCGGAAAATCCAGCCAAAGCACGAAAAACCAGCATTCGATCATCAACGCTCATGGTTGCGCCACAGCGCGTCGCCCCCGGTTGAGGGTCTGGCGATGCCCTTGATCGACGCGCGCACTGCCCGCAGCAGAAGTTATGATTGCATCGTCTCCGGTGCGGGTCCTGCCGGGCTCTCTGTTGCGCTTCCGCTGGCCGAAGCTGGCCACCGCGTGCTGATCGTCGAGGCGGGCTCGCACGAGCCCAGCCCCGGACCTGACGCCGAATATGAAACCCCGCAGGCACATGCCGCCGCCTCGATCACCCATTGCCGCGCGCTCGGCGGCACCTCTTGGCTCTGGGGAGGGCGCACGATCCCCCTCATGCCGCATGATCTTTTGGCCAGCGGATGGCCGATGGACTACGCGGACCTCGCACGGCACTACCAGTCCGCCGCAATATTTCTGGGAGCCTCCCCGCCCGAGCAGCCATTCTTTGATCCGCAGACGACCGAGCCTTTTGACCTCAACTCTCAGGAGGTGCTGGCGAACACCGGCTCTTTGCTGCAATGGCACCGCGCGCGGATGGAGGCCCCCTATGGGCCCGACGTGCTTTTGAACGCCACCGCGACCGGCATTATCCTCGGCAAGAGCCCACGCGGCGGCACGCATTGCGAGGGGCTTCGCGTCTGTGCGCAGGGCATCCCCGAGACACTAGAACTTAGAGCGCCAAAAACTGTACTGGCGCAGGGCGGTATCGAAACCCTGCGGCTGCTGCTGGCAGACAAGGTACGCTGGCCCGAAGAGCTTGGCCATCTGCAGGCATTGGGACGCTATTACGCCGGGCATCTCACCGGCAGTGTGGCCAGCATCGTCTTTCGCCGGGAAGATGAGGTCGATGCATTTGGCTGGCGTCCGCTCGCACAGCGCGGCTCTGTCCGGCGGATCTTCCGCAGCACCGCTGCCGCGATGGCGGAGGGTGTGAACATGTTCTTCTGGGCTCAGAACTGGCCGATCGCCGATGCCGAACATGGATCCGGCCTGTTGTCAGCGAAATTCCTCGCAAAACGTGCGTTCCGGCGACCTGAGCAGAATACCGACCCGCACGGCCCCGGCGTCGCCGCTCCGCAGCGAACCTCTGCCGCCTCGGCGCATCTGCATAACGTCCTGAGCGATGGCCCAACCGTTCTACGCGGATTGCCCGGAGTGATCCGCGCGCGGTTCAGTCAGCGGCGGCAGGCGCTCGACCATCTTGTGCCAAACGGGGCGCGCCGCTACCGCCTCGCCTATCATGCCGAGCAGGAATCGCGGACGGAGAACAGGATCGAACTCGCCGGACCGGTTGAGCCGGGCAGACTGCCGAAGATCCGGATTGCCTTGGATTTCTCGCAACCGGATATCGACAGGGTCGTGCACGGACATAAGATGCTCGCTCAGTCACTCTCGCGCAGCAGCATTGCAGAACTGCAATATGACGCGCCAATCGGAGCGCGCAGAGCTGCGATCCGGGCGCTGGCACAGGATGGCTATCATCAGACCGGAGTGGCCCGGATGGGCGCAGATCCCAAAGACAGCGTAGTGGGGCCGGATTGTGAGGTGCATGGCATCGCCGATCTGTTCATCGCCGGAGCCGCCGTGTTCCGCAGCAGCGCTGGCGTGCAACCGACCCATTCGATCGTCGCGCTGTCCATGCGGATCGCCGAACATATCGCCGCCGGAACAGACGCCGCTTCGCAGCGCAGCTCGAGCGCATCATGAGTACCGCAAAACCCAAAACGTCGCTCGCTCCGACCCACTCTGCGCACATGCGTCCCGCCGAGTTCGGCCTCGCCATCGTTTGGTTTCTGGTCACCTTCACCACCTTCCCTAACGATCACCTCGTGCTCTATCCCCTTGCGATTTACCTCAGTTACGCGATTCTCCGAGACCGCCGCGCGACCTTTCCGCTGATCATTGGGGCGTGGCCGCTCTTTTTGCTGCCCCTCTGGGCCATTGCAAGCGCGCCACTCGGCGTGGTGCCGGATGTGGCCTTCCGGGGCGGGTTGCAGATGCTGCTTACATCGCTGATCTGCGTTCTCTTCGCCGCGTGGATGAGCCCGCGACAGGTGCTGATCGCCGCCTTCATCGCAACCGGGATCTGCGGCATCCTCAGCGTCTTTTTCACGAAAGTCCAAGAGGGTGCGATGACCGGCATTTTTGCCCACAAGAATATGCTCGGTGCGAAAATGGTCGTGCTGTGGGCGGCTGCACTCTGTCTTGCCTGCGACCGGTGGATCAGGCTTTGGCTGCGTCTGGTCGCGGTCGCGCTCGCGGCGCTGGCATTCCTGCTCATTCTTGCCAGTCAATCGGCAACGGCTCTCGTCCTGTCGTTCGTGGTGGTCTGTGTCATTGGCGCGTCCAGCTTCCTTTCGCGCTCCGCAGACCGTATTGCTGCGGGCCTGATCGCCCTCGGCGCGATGGCCTCCCTAACCCCGTTCTTGATCGAGCAACGTGACCATCTGCTCGAGCTTTTCCTTGGAAGCGTCGGAAAGTCCAAAACTTTGACCGGGCGAACCGAGCTCTGGAACTTCGCCG is a genomic window containing:
- a CDS encoding acyltransferase family protein, giving the protein MIGYRRDIDGLRAVAVLPVVLFHADVQVFSGGFVGVDVFFVISGFLITTIIHREIEAGEFSILRFYERRARRILPALLLVIAVSLLAGYFLLMPADYAAAGRAGLAAALFVSNMLFWSETGYFSPGIYDQPLLHTWSLAIEEQFYIFFPPLMLAIAALRWKPALPIAVLTLLSLCLSGLTTEARPAMGYYLLPWRAWELGLGALVALLPLRSMGRVPREVMGLAGLVLIGAAVLGFDEATVFPGWAALMPVAGAAMIIAAGGKMNTICDRLLSVRPFVWTGLISYSLYLWHWPVIVFYQQIVFDRPDVLGCVLVVSLSFALAWASWAWVEVPFRRRSSSPTVSASRPAGPVRTLLVALAGIMVVSLTAVGVTAGGGLPFRLPTEAARLAAFSDGQHPRLRECTGRDDAWRAPGDPCLFGAEAEVAPTVALWGDSHAGALLPEVEAAARRSGRSLAYLARAGCLPVPETERLDGQTGRCAEYGNGALDYLLRSETIETVILVARYALASKGYMADFGLSERDWSPTRYADVTSGPWPEAERLERLMAKLDETVGQLRAAGRTVVIVYPIPEIGYKVPETLAKYSLQGRSTEPFGLPRDVFEGRNAAVRAELDRIVARHDALKILPSEVFCDEHMCHAMRDGTPLYYDDDHLSAAGAAFLGPAFDGLMAGRMVQTRGPERDALRRTP
- a CDS encoding O-antigen ligase family protein, which produces MSTAKPKTSLAPTHSAHMRPAEFGLAIVWFLVTFTTFPNDHLVLYPLAIYLSYAILRDRRATFPLIIGAWPLFLLPLWAIASAPLGVVPDVAFRGGLQMLLTSLICVLFAAWMSPRQVLIAAFIATGICGILSVFFTKVQEGAMTGIFAHKNMLGAKMVVLWAAALCLACDRWIRLWLRLVAVALAALAFLLILASQSATALVLSFVVVCVIGASSFLSRSADRIAAGLIALGAMASLTPFLIEQRDHLLELFLGSVGKSKTLTGRTELWNFAEDVIRQNPITGLGAGGFWRYQESPLVQEIFAQFHKSPNHVFSFHNAYYEITVHFGLIGLGCILVTLAWALSHLAFLVLRRGGMPFVFLLTGALVQTIRTMVESDLMRPFVLANMLIWIGACYAIKNRHPIFLPERVIRYGIQRQSGGSPDVPQRAASTGAE
- a CDS encoding GMC oxidoreductase — translated: MTIAELRMCRKIQPKHEKPAFDHQRSWLRHSASPPVEGLAMPLIDARTARSRSYDCIVSGAGPAGLSVALPLAEAGHRVLIVEAGSHEPSPGPDAEYETPQAHAAASITHCRALGGTSWLWGGRTIPLMPHDLLASGWPMDYADLARHYQSAAIFLGASPPEQPFFDPQTTEPFDLNSQEVLANTGSLLQWHRARMEAPYGPDVLLNATATGIILGKSPRGGTHCEGLRVCAQGIPETLELRAPKTVLAQGGIETLRLLLADKVRWPEELGHLQALGRYYAGHLTGSVASIVFRREDEVDAFGWRPLAQRGSVRRIFRSTAAAMAEGVNMFFWAQNWPIADAEHGSGLLSAKFLAKRAFRRPEQNTDPHGPGVAAPQRTSAASAHLHNVLSDGPTVLRGLPGVIRARFSQRRQALDHLVPNGARRYRLAYHAEQESRTENRIELAGPVEPGRLPKIRIALDFSQPDIDRVVHGHKMLAQSLSRSSIAELQYDAPIGARRAAIRALAQDGYHQTGVARMGADPKDSVVGPDCEVHGIADLFIAGAAVFRSSAGVQPTHSIVALSMRIAEHIAAGTDAASQRSSSAS